The following proteins are co-located in the Apis mellifera strain DH4 linkage group LG11, Amel_HAv3.1, whole genome shotgun sequence genome:
- the LOC412236 gene encoding E3 ubiquitin-protein ligase LRSAM1 isoform X2, whose protein sequence is MMFLSHGSKVNIDYKARLEHKLYLARENPEPIFDVSECALKHVPSGIYSLCKVFRKKVLWMHNNKLTSLSGGGALSDLSLLVILDIHGNEFTHLPSDIMCLASLKELYLQDNNIRKLPNEIVHLNKLNILNVAKNNLKQLPEAMGNLKQLSILDISQNKSLRKLPKSLGYVQQLAQLNIDGLNLLYPPQDILNGGTIVIIAFLANESGIEYSPEDSISDTDLSRNVNSENVQGVYQNKNNDIQEHRQNALLEVEKNIKQQQEYEIEIQSMLKEHKKKLLEDLVLQQTQLQHELEKVQQEKDSNRARLLSYIYNAEKEADKVIKEFLRNSEEERQTQAELLEQEKQEEIQLLSSCHTEQFMFRTKDTLLSMEKLLEEELHRTKKLEEHSKYRDYTAQSLLTLEVRNNDHLAQIMQDQEKNRKNLIDTLRQDEVLQKAAVAALLERSDARYWSIMQQVNLVQSQLAALTNIELERRKLEINQQLNEIAQKRVALSAILMNLLEQQKNRRDQLLKTINSIEQQRCITNSRRKSQFWLMQYQSLMETRPQGLLEMLEPMLVRHVAIAGALHCLPFLASLPSLLPNLNDEQLKTIGIHSENDRIAIRLAVENYLAELKLNESIIPSAPPEEACTSSNYQEYNTIQSINTAECVICLDLQCEVIFLPCGHLCCCSGCANMISSDCPMCRSVIEHKIHILKS, encoded by the exons ATGATGTTTCTATCACATGGGAGCAAAgttaatatcgattataaagCACGACTGGAACACAAATTATATCTG GCCAGAGAAAATCCAGAACCAATATTTGATGTTTCTGAATGTGCTTTAAAACATGTACCCTCtggtatttattcattatgtaAAGTATTTAGAAAAAAGGTATTATGGATgcataataacaaattaacttCACTTTCTGGTGGAGGTGCCTTAAGCGATTTGTCATTACttgttatattagatattcatGGAAATGAATTTACTCATTTACCATCTGATATAATGTGTCTTGCTTCTCTCaag gaaCTTTATTTACAAGACAACAATATACGAAAACTGCCAAATGAAATAGtacatttaaacaaattaaatattttaaatgttgcaaaaaacaatttaaagcaATTACCAGAGGCAATGGGAAATTTAAAACAACTTTCTATATTGGATATTAGTCAAAATAAATCTCTTCGTAAGCTTCCTAAATCTTTGGGTTATGTACAACAACTAgcacaattaaatattgatgggTTAAATCTGTTATATCCTCctcaagatattttaaatggcGGCACAATAGTAATTATAGCATTTCTAGCAAATGAAAGTGGTATTGAATATTCACCGGAAGATTCTATTTCTGATACTGACTTATCAAGAAATGTGAATTCTGAGAATGTACAAGGGGTAtatcagaataaaaataatgatatacag gAACATCGCCAAAATGCATTATTGGAGGTTGAAAAAAACATCAAACAACAACaagaatatgaaatagaaattcaatcaatgttaaaagaacataaaaaaaag TTGTTGGAAGATCTTGTTTTGCAGCAAACTCAATTACAACACGAATTAGAAAAGGTACAACAAGAAAAAGATTCTAACAGAGCACGTCTACTTTCCTACATTTACAatg ctgAAAAAGAAGCGGATAAAgttatcaaagaatttttaagaaatagcGAGGAAGAACGACAAACACAAGCTGAATTATTAGAACAggaaaaacaagaagaaatacAATTGTTATCCTCTTGTCACACAGAACAATTCATGTTCCGTACAAAAGATACTCTTT tGTCAATGGAAAAATTACTTGAAGAAGAACTTCATCGAAccaaaaaattggaagaacaTAGTAAATATAGAGATTATACAGCACAATCTTTGCTCACATT AGAAGTAAGGAATAATGATCATTTAGCACAAATAATGCaagatcaagaaaaaaatagaaaaaatttaattgatacatTAAGACAAGATGAAGTCTTACAAAAAGCTGCTGTTGCAGCATTGCTAGAACGTAGTGATGCACGTTATTGGAGTATTATGCAACAAGTCAATTTGGTACAATCGCAATTAGCTGCTCTTACAAACATTGAACTAGAGAggagaaaattagaaattaatcaacaactt aatgaaatagcTCAAAAAAGAGTAGCTTTGAGTGCTAttctaatgaatttattagaacaacagaaaaatagaagagatCAACttctaaaaacaattaatagtaTAGAACAACAACGTTGTATAACt aattctaGAAGAAAAAGTCAATTTTGGTTAATGCAATATCAATCTTTAATGGAAACACGACCTCAGGGTTTATTGGAAATGCTAGAACCAATGTTAGTGCGACATGTTGCAATAGCAGGTGCATTGCATTGTCTACCATTTCTAGCTTCTTTACCATCATTACTTCCAAATCTTAATGATGAACAATTGAAAAct attggAATACATTCTGAAAACGATCGTATTGCTATAAGACTTGcagttgaaaattatttagcaGAATTAAAACTCAACGAATCTATAATACCCTCTGCACCACCAGAAGAAGCTTGTACAAGTTCCAATTATCAAGAATATAATACTATTCAGAGTATTAATACTGCCGAATGTGTAATTTGCCTTGAtttacaa TGTGAAGTAATTTTTCTACCATGTGGACACCTTTGTTGTTGTTCAGGTTGTGCAAATATGATTTCTTCAGATTGTCCAATGTGTAGAAGTGTGATAGAACATAAAATTCACATTTTAAAgtcttaa
- the LOC412236 gene encoding E3 ubiquitin-protein ligase LRSAM1 isoform X1 → MMFLSHGSKVNIDYKARLEHKLYLARENPEPIFDVSECALKHVPSGIYSLCKVFRKKVLWMHNNKLTSLSGGGALSDLSLLVILDIHGNEFTHLPSDIMCLASLKELYLQDNNIRKLPNEIVHLNKLNILNVAKNNLKQLPEAMGNLKQLSILDISQNKSLRKLPKSLGYVQQLAQLNIDGLNLLYPPQDILNGGTIVIIAFLANESGIEYSPEDSISDTDLSRNVNSENVQGVYQNKNNDIQAALQKLEKIKEHRQNALLEVEKNIKQQQEYEIEIQSMLKEHKKKLLEDLVLQQTQLQHELEKVQQEKDSNRARLLSYIYNAEKEADKVIKEFLRNSEEERQTQAELLEQEKQEEIQLLSSCHTEQFMFRTKDTLLSMEKLLEEELHRTKKLEEHSKYRDYTAQSLLTLEVRNNDHLAQIMQDQEKNRKNLIDTLRQDEVLQKAAVAALLERSDARYWSIMQQVNLVQSQLAALTNIELERRKLEINQQLNEIAQKRVALSAILMNLLEQQKNRRDQLLKTINSIEQQRCITNSRRKSQFWLMQYQSLMETRPQGLLEMLEPMLVRHVAIAGALHCLPFLASLPSLLPNLNDEQLKTIGIHSENDRIAIRLAVENYLAELKLNESIIPSAPPEEACTSSNYQEYNTIQSINTAECVICLDLQCEVIFLPCGHLCCCSGCANMISSDCPMCRSVIEHKIHILKS, encoded by the exons ATGATGTTTCTATCACATGGGAGCAAAgttaatatcgattataaagCACGACTGGAACACAAATTATATCTG GCCAGAGAAAATCCAGAACCAATATTTGATGTTTCTGAATGTGCTTTAAAACATGTACCCTCtggtatttattcattatgtaAAGTATTTAGAAAAAAGGTATTATGGATgcataataacaaattaacttCACTTTCTGGTGGAGGTGCCTTAAGCGATTTGTCATTACttgttatattagatattcatGGAAATGAATTTACTCATTTACCATCTGATATAATGTGTCTTGCTTCTCTCaag gaaCTTTATTTACAAGACAACAATATACGAAAACTGCCAAATGAAATAGtacatttaaacaaattaaatattttaaatgttgcaaaaaacaatttaaagcaATTACCAGAGGCAATGGGAAATTTAAAACAACTTTCTATATTGGATATTAGTCAAAATAAATCTCTTCGTAAGCTTCCTAAATCTTTGGGTTATGTACAACAACTAgcacaattaaatattgatgggTTAAATCTGTTATATCCTCctcaagatattttaaatggcGGCACAATAGTAATTATAGCATTTCTAGCAAATGAAAGTGGTATTGAATATTCACCGGAAGATTCTATTTCTGATACTGACTTATCAAGAAATGTGAATTCTGAGAATGTACAAGGGGTAtatcagaataaaaataatgatatacag GCAGCATTACAGAagctagaaaaaataaag gAACATCGCCAAAATGCATTATTGGAGGTTGAAAAAAACATCAAACAACAACaagaatatgaaatagaaattcaatcaatgttaaaagaacataaaaaaaag TTGTTGGAAGATCTTGTTTTGCAGCAAACTCAATTACAACACGAATTAGAAAAGGTACAACAAGAAAAAGATTCTAACAGAGCACGTCTACTTTCCTACATTTACAatg ctgAAAAAGAAGCGGATAAAgttatcaaagaatttttaagaaatagcGAGGAAGAACGACAAACACAAGCTGAATTATTAGAACAggaaaaacaagaagaaatacAATTGTTATCCTCTTGTCACACAGAACAATTCATGTTCCGTACAAAAGATACTCTTT tGTCAATGGAAAAATTACTTGAAGAAGAACTTCATCGAAccaaaaaattggaagaacaTAGTAAATATAGAGATTATACAGCACAATCTTTGCTCACATT AGAAGTAAGGAATAATGATCATTTAGCACAAATAATGCaagatcaagaaaaaaatagaaaaaatttaattgatacatTAAGACAAGATGAAGTCTTACAAAAAGCTGCTGTTGCAGCATTGCTAGAACGTAGTGATGCACGTTATTGGAGTATTATGCAACAAGTCAATTTGGTACAATCGCAATTAGCTGCTCTTACAAACATTGAACTAGAGAggagaaaattagaaattaatcaacaactt aatgaaatagcTCAAAAAAGAGTAGCTTTGAGTGCTAttctaatgaatttattagaacaacagaaaaatagaagagatCAACttctaaaaacaattaatagtaTAGAACAACAACGTTGTATAACt aattctaGAAGAAAAAGTCAATTTTGGTTAATGCAATATCAATCTTTAATGGAAACACGACCTCAGGGTTTATTGGAAATGCTAGAACCAATGTTAGTGCGACATGTTGCAATAGCAGGTGCATTGCATTGTCTACCATTTCTAGCTTCTTTACCATCATTACTTCCAAATCTTAATGATGAACAATTGAAAAct attggAATACATTCTGAAAACGATCGTATTGCTATAAGACTTGcagttgaaaattatttagcaGAATTAAAACTCAACGAATCTATAATACCCTCTGCACCACCAGAAGAAGCTTGTACAAGTTCCAATTATCAAGAATATAATACTATTCAGAGTATTAATACTGCCGAATGTGTAATTTGCCTTGAtttacaa TGTGAAGTAATTTTTCTACCATGTGGACACCTTTGTTGTTGTTCAGGTTGTGCAAATATGATTTCTTCAGATTGTCCAATGTGTAGAAGTGTGATAGAACATAAAATTCACATTTTAAAgtcttaa
- the LOC726923 gene encoding DNA polymerase epsilon subunit 3, which produces MAERLEDLNLPNAVVTRIIKEALPEGVTIAKDARTAVAKASSIFILYLTSSANIIAKKGNRKTISGQDVIQAMNDIEFDEFVDPLQESLENFRKAQKEKKDATSKKKQQKKDEDDIIEEEDGGREVMVF; this is translated from the coding sequence ATGGCAGAAAGATTAGAAGATCTTAATTTACCAAATGCAGTTGTAacaagaattataaaagagGCATTACCAGAAGGAGTTACAATTGCTAAAGATGCTAGAACTGCAGTAGCAAAAgcatcttcaatttttatattatatttaacatcatctgcaaatataattgctaaaaaaggaaatcgtaAAACAATAAGTGGTCAAGATGTTATTCAAGCAATGAATGATATAGAATTTGATGAGTTTGTTGATCCACTTCAAGAatcattagaaaattttcgtaaagctcaaaaagaaaagaaagatgcaacatctaaaaaaaaacaacagaaAAAGGATGAAGATGATATAATAGAAGAGGAAGATGGTGGAAGAGAAGTTATGgtgttttga